The Bacteroidota bacterium genome contains a region encoding:
- a CDS encoding dihydrofolate reductase, with amino-acid sequence MRKPISIIVAIADNNAIGKDNKLLTYIPGDLKRFKELTSGHTVVMGRRTFESLPNGPLPQRVNIVITHDPGLSIEGCRMAHSVEEALNFCQSEDENFIIGGETIYRAFLPFADKLYITRIFKSFEADTFFPEIRDCEWAEIHREDFSETPKNDFKFSFIIYQRKK; translated from the coding sequence ATGAGAAAGCCCATTTCAATTATTGTGGCCATAGCCGACAATAATGCGATAGGAAAGGACAACAAATTGTTGACTTATATACCCGGTGATTTGAAAAGATTTAAAGAGCTAACCAGCGGGCATACGGTTGTTATGGGCCGGAGAACATTCGAATCATTGCCCAACGGGCCATTGCCCCAAAGAGTAAATATTGTAATCACCCATGATCCGGGCCTGAGTATAGAAGGTTGCCGGATGGCTCATTCTGTTGAAGAAGCTTTAAATTTCTGTCAGTCCGAAGATGAGAATTTTATTATTGGAGGAGAAACCATCTACAGAGCCTTCCTGCCTTTTGCCGACAAACTGTATATAACCCGCATATTCAAAAGTTTTGAAGCCGACACATTCTTTCCGGAGATTAGAGACTGCGAATGGGCCGAAATTCACAGGGAAGATTTTTCCGAAACGCCGAAGAATGATTTTAAATTTTCATTTATCATTTATCAACGTAAAAAATAA